A stretch of the Gracilinanus agilis isolate LMUSP501 chromosome 4, AgileGrace, whole genome shotgun sequence genome encodes the following:
- the ZC2HC1B gene encoding zinc finger C2HC domain-containing protein 1B codes for MGVMNGMLGNEPFPSDGNLKLYRCDVCGRSFAPDVLERHGPICKRLFNKKRKPFNSLKQRLQGTDIFMVRRSPQTKVPPVKKSNWRQQHEDFINAIRSAKQCTIAIKEGRPLPPPPPPSINPDYIQCPYCNRRFNETAAERHINFCKDQASRRVFNPAHTAAKLASRAQNKAQVNSKKEPTVTSAVGTLLQNRTMDFSKDRPMKAGASLESTSGVKAKKSPSKKD; via the exons ATGGGAGTGATGAACGGAATGCTTGGGAACGAACCATTTCCATCAG ATGGCAATCTGAAGTTATATCGTTGTGATGTCTGTGGGAGAAGTTTTGCACCAGATGTTCTG gaaAGGCACGGGCCAATATGCAAAAGACTTTTCAACAAAAAACGTAAGCCTTTCAATTCCTTGAAGCAAAGATTACAGGGCACTGACATTTTCATGGTCAGAAGGTCTCCCCAAACCAAG GTGCCACCTGTGAAGAAATCTAATTGGAGACAACAACATGAAGATTTTATTAACGCAATTCGATCAGCCAAGCAATGTACCATAGCCATTAAAGAAGGTcgccctcttcctcctccaccccctccaaGTATCAACCCAG ATTATATTCAGTGTCCTTACTGCAATAGAAGATTTAATGAGACTGCAGCAGAGAGACATATTAATTTCTGCAAGGATCAGGCATCCCGTCGGGTCTTTAATCCTGCCCACACAGCAGCCAAATTGGCATCCAGGGCTCAG AACAAAGCTCAAGTGAATTCCAAAAAAGAACCAACTGTAACAAGTGCTGTGGGAACATTGCTTCAGAACAGGACAATGGACTTTTCAAAAGATCGCCCTATGAAAGCAG GAGCATCCCTAGAATCAACAAGTGGAGTTAAAGCCAAGAAGTCACCTTCCAAAAAAGATTAA